From the bacterium genome, one window contains:
- a CDS encoding plastocyanin/azurin family copper-binding protein, whose protein sequence is MSNGFAVFAGRFRSQSVRVCAAALVVLAGVMWDAPAGPPATAAAVAGGPKAYIGLYGDDAVGVLDTSTGRLLRTIKVPAGPEAVIVAPGGRRVYVSSEDATAVSVVDTTTDTVIKTLDVGKFPEGMALSRDGRTLLVAVFGIDKVDLIDTATFTVEAQFAVAKAHGVTLAPDGRTAYVGAQDVPNGNAIVVLDVANRRIAARVPLDKTPRGLFLAPDGKSLYFTVANSAAVYILDRATRAITGRITVGPIPHQMAFTPDHRTALVVVQGSGRLAVVDLASRQVRTDIAVGRFPHWVAITSDGELAYVANEGDNTLSVVNVASKKVVATLPVGGLPRKISLQPGPGAMSQYTPFSAAEGAAGFAGRPLRPAPAAKAGDAQIHIRAFSFGAQTVTVAAGHAVTWINDDPVPHTATAQTTEGKLWDTGQVVPGGTMRVTLTTPGTFVYQCDDHPFMRAKLIVTR, encoded by the coding sequence GTGTCCAACGGGTTCGCGGTGTTTGCTGGCCGGTTTCGGAGTCAAAGCGTGCGGGTGTGTGCCGCCGCGCTGGTCGTGCTGGCCGGAGTCATGTGGGATGCTCCGGCCGGGCCGCCGGCGACGGCGGCCGCGGTCGCCGGCGGCCCGAAAGCGTACATCGGATTGTACGGCGACGACGCCGTCGGCGTGCTCGACACGTCAACCGGGCGTCTCCTTCGGACGATCAAAGTGCCTGCCGGGCCCGAAGCGGTCATCGTGGCCCCCGGCGGCCGCCGGGTCTACGTGTCGAGCGAGGACGCGACCGCGGTCAGCGTCGTCGACACCACAACCGACACGGTCATCAAGACACTCGACGTCGGGAAATTTCCCGAGGGCATGGCGCTCTCGCGCGACGGCCGTACGCTCTTGGTCGCCGTGTTCGGGATCGACAAGGTGGATTTGATCGACACCGCGACGTTCACCGTCGAGGCGCAGTTCGCGGTCGCCAAGGCCCACGGCGTGACCCTCGCTCCGGATGGGCGCACCGCGTATGTCGGGGCGCAGGACGTTCCCAACGGGAATGCGATCGTCGTGCTGGATGTCGCGAACCGGCGGATCGCCGCGCGCGTGCCCCTCGATAAGACGCCGCGCGGCTTGTTCCTCGCACCCGACGGCAAGTCACTCTACTTTACCGTCGCCAACAGCGCCGCGGTCTATATCTTGGACAGGGCGACCCGTGCGATCACGGGGCGGATCACGGTCGGTCCGATCCCGCACCAGATGGCGTTCACTCCGGACCACCGGACCGCACTGGTGGTCGTGCAGGGCAGCGGCCGGCTCGCGGTCGTCGATCTCGCGTCGCGACAGGTGCGCACCGACATCGCGGTCGGCAGGTTCCCGCATTGGGTGGCGATCACATCGGACGGCGAGCTCGCGTACGTGGCCAACGAAGGCGACAACACCCTGTCCGTGGTGAACGTGGCGTCCAAGAAGGTTGTTGCGACGCTTCCCGTCGGCGGCCTGCCGCGCAAGATCTCGCTGCAGCCGGGACCGGGGGCGATGAGCCAATACACGCCCTTTTCGGCCGCGGAGGGCGCGGCGGGATTTGCCGGGCGGCCGCTTCGGCCGGCCCCGGCCGCGAAGGCGGGCGACGCTCAGATCCACATCCGGGCATTTTCATTCGGCGCACAGACCGTGACCGTGGCGGCGGGCCACGCGGTGACCTGGATCAACGACGATCCCGTACCGCACACCGCGACCGCGCAGACGACGGAGGGCAAGCTCTGGGACACCGGTCAGGTGGTCCCGGGCGGAACCATGAGGGTGACGCTCACCACGCCGGGGACTTTCGTCTATCAATGCGATGACCATCCGTTCATGCGGGCGAAACTCATCGTAACGCGGTAG
- a CDS encoding alkaline phosphatase family protein, translated as MHKGRGRRAIVITWDDSEGDYDHVPPPVTKWGPDGGVVSNGPRVPLIMLSPFARAHAVEPAAGSQASLVKFADVLFVLTPLAQLPDEAAARVTGRQVFHQDNLGPDDAMTPGIDDLVGAFDPARLAGQAAPLPAGYVEIPDQNVTRLPAASGMSCRSVGIVPTDIGLGVHNEIPADFNPRPATNPSPQRPHPAAAGAVSRSH; from the coding sequence TTGCATAAAGGTCGCGGCCGGCGCGCGATCGTCATCACCTGGGACGACTCTGAAGGCGATTACGACCATGTGCCGCCGCCGGTGACCAAATGGGGCCCCGACGGCGGCGTCGTCAGCAATGGTCCGCGGGTGCCGCTGATCATGCTCTCGCCGTTCGCGCGGGCCCACGCCGTCGAGCCCGCCGCCGGCAGCCAGGCCTCGCTCGTCAAGTTCGCCGACGTGTTGTTCGTCCTGACTCCGCTGGCGCAACTCCCCGACGAGGCGGCGGCACGGGTGACGGGACGGCAGGTATTCCACCAAGATAACCTCGGGCCTGACGATGCGATGACCCCGGGGATCGACGACCTCGTCGGAGCGTTCGACCCCGCCCGGCTGGCCGGGCAGGCCGCGCCGCTCCCGGCGGGTTACGTGGAGATCCCGGACCAGAACGTCACGCGTCTCCCCGCGGCGAGCGGCATGTCATGCCGGAGCGTCGGCATCGTCCCGACGGATATCGGGCTGGGGGTCCACAACGAGATCCCGGCCGATTTCAACCCGCGGCCCGCCACCAACCCCAGCCCGCAACGGCCACACCCGGCGGCCGCCGGTGCGGTCTCGAGGTCTCACTGA